In a single window of the Terrirubrum flagellatum genome:
- a CDS encoding 2-keto-4-pentenoate hydratase, whose product MQAERAAEQIWRAHRNRERFANLSGDLAPASVDEAYDVQEAFHRLAQPSLGPIGGLKIATTTKVMQALMGIDHPCGGAIFQSRIYSSPATIDRAPYVNLRLECEIAVKLARDLPPREVSIEEAMAAVGGIAPAFELIEDRHADYRDTKATSLIADNAWNGGVVHGAWRPFDPARGAGDVEGVLTFNGKKQGHGRPDDPFSALAWVANLAAKRGRPMKAGMIIITGSLIPTFDPPPGVDIVFAIEGLGEARARVG is encoded by the coding sequence GTGCAGGCCGAGCGCGCCGCGGAACAGATCTGGCGCGCCCATCGCAATCGCGAACGATTCGCAAATCTCTCCGGCGACCTCGCGCCGGCTTCGGTCGACGAAGCCTATGACGTTCAGGAAGCCTTCCATCGTCTGGCCCAGCCTTCGCTCGGGCCGATTGGCGGCCTGAAGATCGCGACCACCACCAAGGTCATGCAGGCGCTGATGGGGATCGACCATCCCTGCGGCGGCGCGATCTTCCAGTCGCGCATCTATTCCTCGCCCGCCACAATCGATCGCGCCCCTTACGTCAATCTCCGCCTCGAATGCGAGATCGCCGTGAAGCTCGCCCGCGACCTGCCCCCTCGCGAGGTCTCGATCGAGGAAGCCATGGCCGCGGTCGGCGGGATCGCGCCGGCCTTCGAGCTGATCGAGGATCGCCACGCCGACTATCGCGATACAAAGGCGACATCGCTGATCGCCGACAACGCCTGGAATGGCGGCGTCGTTCATGGCGCGTGGCGGCCGTTCGATCCCGCGCGCGGCGCGGGCGACGTTGAAGGCGTGCTGACCTTCAACGGCAAGAAGCAAGGTCACGGCAGGCCCGATGATCCCTTCAGCGCGCTCGCCTGGGTCGCCAATCTCGCGGCGAAGCGCGGCCGCCCGATGAAGGCGGGCATGATCATCATCACCGGCAGCCTCATCCCGACCTTCGATCCGCCTCCTGGCGTCGACATCGTGTTCGCCATCGAAGGATTGGGCGAGGCGCGGGCGCGCGTCGGTTAG
- a CDS encoding DUF4336 domain-containing protein has translation MLEEFGAEIWTAAGSDVTAALGFHYPTRMAVIRLTNGDLFIWSPIALTDRLREEVDSLGRVRHLVAPNSLHHLFIGDWKRAYPDAYLYAAPGLREKRRDIDFDHDLANAPPPLWLGQIDQALIPGNVITTEIVFFHAKSGSVLFTDLLQQLPPNWFSGWRAVIAKWDLMVASEPSVPRKFRLAFTDRNAARAAIRQVLSWPAEKVLMAHGAPVSEGAGALLRRAFRWLNID, from the coding sequence ATGCTGGAAGAATTCGGCGCCGAGATATGGACAGCGGCCGGGTCCGACGTGACGGCGGCGTTGGGATTTCATTACCCCACGCGCATGGCTGTCATCAGACTGACAAATGGCGACCTTTTCATCTGGTCGCCGATCGCGCTGACCGACAGGCTTCGCGAGGAGGTCGATTCCCTCGGGCGTGTCCGTCATCTCGTTGCGCCCAATTCGCTGCACCATCTGTTCATCGGCGATTGGAAGCGCGCCTATCCCGACGCGTATCTCTACGCTGCGCCGGGGCTGCGGGAGAAGCGCAGGGATATCGACTTCGATCATGATCTCGCAAATGCGCCTCCACCTCTTTGGCTGGGGCAGATCGATCAAGCGCTTATTCCGGGAAACGTCATCACAACCGAGATTGTCTTTTTCCATGCGAAGAGCGGCTCCGTGCTTTTCACCGATCTCCTGCAACAGCTCCCTCCAAACTGGTTTTCCGGCTGGCGAGCGGTGATTGCGAAATGGGATCTGATGGTCGCATCCGAACCATCGGTTCCTCGAAAATTCCGTCTGGCGTTCACCGACCGGAACGCGGCGCGTGCGGCGATTCGACAAGTGCTTTCGTGGCCCGCGGAAAAAGTGCTGATGGCGCACGGAGCTCCCGTCAGCGAAGGCGCCGGGGCGCTGCTGCGGCGCGCGTTTCGCTGGCTCAACATAGACTAA
- the sdhD gene encoding succinate dehydrogenase, hydrophobic membrane anchor protein, with protein sequence MASVDYRIQTPLAKVRGLGSAKSGTEHFWLQRLTAVANLVLAFAFIAIVIALAGKDYASARALIGHPLVAMLLALFVISGCIHMRIGMQVVIEDYVHGTAKIVAVLANTFFSIIVGAASLFAIIKLAFGG encoded by the coding sequence ATGGCCAGCGTCGACTACCGCATTCAAACGCCGCTCGCGAAGGTGCGCGGCCTCGGCTCGGCGAAATCAGGCACCGAGCATTTCTGGCTGCAGCGCCTCACCGCCGTCGCCAACCTCGTTCTCGCCTTCGCCTTCATCGCCATCGTGATCGCGCTCGCCGGCAAGGATTATGCGTCGGCGCGCGCGCTCATCGGCCATCCGCTCGTCGCCATGCTGCTCGCCTTGTTCGTGATCTCCGGCTGCATCCACATGCGCATCGGCATGCAGGTGGTGATCGAGGATTACGTGCATGGAACGGCGAAGATCGTCGCTGTGCTGGCGAATACGTTCTTCTCGATCATCGTCGGCGCGGCGTCGCTGTTCGCGATCATCAAGCTCGCCTTCGGCGGGTGA
- a CDS encoding NIPSNAP family protein translates to MIHQLRIYEIFETNKAAFHARFRDHARRIMKTYGFDIVAMWEAKRPERTEFVYLLRWPDEATMKTQWTAFMADAEWTEIKRVTHAEHGLMVGAIEDRPLVLTDYSPDFD, encoded by the coding sequence ATGATCCATCAGCTTCGCATCTACGAAATTTTTGAGACAAACAAAGCGGCGTTCCATGCGCGCTTTCGCGATCACGCCCGGCGCATCATGAAGACCTACGGCTTCGACATCGTCGCGATGTGGGAGGCGAAGCGGCCGGAGCGCACGGAATTCGTCTATCTCCTGCGCTGGCCTGACGAGGCGACGATGAAGACGCAATGGACGGCCTTCATGGCTGACGCGGAGTGGACCGAGATCAAGCGCGTCACCCACGCCGAGCACGGACTCATGGTGGGCGCGATCGAAGACAGGCCGCTTGTGCTGACTGACTATTCGCCTGATTTCGATTGA
- the sdhC gene encoding succinate dehydrogenase, cytochrome b556 subunit produces the protein MAETPAARPLSPHLQIYRWTWTMAMSIAHRATGCALYGGTLLLAIWLIAAASGERGFAWAQWLAGSPLGLLVLFGYTYTLFHHMVGGVRHFIWDMGHGFEPQERMNLARMTPFVAGALTIIAWIIGFAVR, from the coding sequence ATGGCTGAGACGCCTGCCGCGCGGCCCCTCTCCCCCCATCTCCAAATCTATCGCTGGACCTGGACGATGGCGATGTCGATCGCCCATCGCGCCACGGGCTGCGCGCTCTATGGCGGAACCCTGCTGCTGGCGATCTGGCTGATCGCCGCTGCGTCCGGCGAGCGCGGCTTCGCCTGGGCGCAATGGCTGGCGGGAAGCCCGCTCGGGCTGCTCGTGCTGTTCGGCTACACCTACACTCTGTTCCATCACATGGTCGGCGGCGTCAGGCATTTCATCTGGGACATGGGCCACGGTTTTGAACCGCAGGAGCGGATGAATCTGGCGCGCATGACGCCGTTCGTCGCCGGCGCGCTGACGATCATCGCCTGGATCATCGGTTTCGCGGTTCGCTGA